GCCATGACGTCGGCCTCGAGTGCGGCGCGCTCGAGGCTGAGCTCGGCGTAGCCTGCCTCGTCGAGACAGGGGCCGAAGGCGGCCATAGCGAGCAGTCGTCCGCGCGCGACAAGAGGCAGGACGAGATCGGCTCCAAGCGCGTCCATCTCCCTGATGATGTTGGCGGCGGCGCGCGAGCGCTCACCACTCAGCGTCGAACGCAATGCCGGCCGGCGATGCTTGGTGAGGTAAACGACGAGCGGTGAAGCAGCCGGAAGGATGTGGCGCTGATCGGCCTGAGCGCGTTCGAGCGTCGAGAAGGCCGGCTCAAACGACGTGCCATTGGCGTCGGTCATGAGGAGCGTCGCGCCGGTCGCGTCAAGCAGGCGCATGAGCCGATCGAGGATGAACTGCTGAAGCTCGGTCATATCGGCGATGTCGACGAGCCGTACGATCCAATTCCAGCTCTCGGCCGTAGGACGTTCGGCGGCGCTCTGCGCTTCCTGGACAAGGCCGGAGGCTTCATCGCGTGCGTTGTCTGCGACAGCGGCGGGCTCGGGAAACGGCGTGGAGGATGCCGGGCTTGCGACGCGGGCGGCGGTGAGGACCGCGACAGCGGTCAGCGCGACGGCGACCAGCGACGCAATGAACGCCCCAAGCCCGAACGTGCCGACAAACAGCGCCTGTTCGAGCAGCGCGATGCCGACGACGAGCAGTACGACGGCGCACACGCGCACCAGGCAGCGCATCGGCTGGGTCAGATCGGTGAGGCGGAGATCAACGAGGAACACGACAAGTGCGACGGCGAGCACGAGACCGGCTGCGGCGACAGCGAAGCCCGAGCTCAGCCCGACAAGGACGGGCACGAGCCCTAGCGGCTCCGCCAATACCAGCGGTGAATCCAATGCTCCTCCGCGACGTTCGGCCCGGCCGCAGTGGCTGCACGTCCACCGGGCAGGCGCGGTGCCGTGTGCGAGGAGCTGAGCCCGTTCGGCCTTCCCCCTTGGTTCTGGCGGCATTGTCGTGGGCGGCGGTGGGTGTGTCAAGCGATTTCACTTGACCGCCCGTGAGTGATCAGCGCTTGACACAGCGCGGCGGACGCGGTAGACGGGAAGGGTATCGCGCGGTGGGAGTTGTTGAATGCAGCAGGACGATCACCCGTTCTCCATAGAACCGGCAGAGCATCCCTCCTCGCTCGCCGCGCCCGAGCAAGCCCGCCCCAGGATCCTCATCATCGACGACGAAGCCGGTCCACGCGAGTCGATCCGCGTCTCGCTCGAGAACCTCTACGAATGCACTGCGGTCGAAGACGGCTATCAGGGCATCGCGCTGCTCGATACGTTCCGGCCCGATCTCATTGTGCTCGACATCCGAATGCCGCGCATTGATGGGATCGAGACGCTGCGGCGCCTGCGCGAGAAAGACGGCGACGTCGAGGTCGTGCTGCTCACCGCGTACGGGTCGCTCGACACGGCGCAGAAGGCGATCCGCTACGGCGTGTTCGACTACATCGAGAAGCCGTTCGACCTCCACGCGCTCCGGGCGACGGTGGCCCGCGGGATCGAGCGGCGGCGGCGGCGTGTCCAGCGCGACTTGCGTTACGAGGACATGGAGCAGATGCTGTCGCGGCTCAAGCAGGATCTGTCGAGTTTCGACCGGCTCGCGCGCATCGGCCAGCTCTCGGCGGGCATCGTGCACGAGATGAAGAACCCGCTCACGGTAATTCTGGGCTACACGCAGATCCTCATGGGCCGGCTGCAGAAGGAGCGCAACGGCCAAGCCAACGGGCTTGCGCTGAGTGAAGAGTCGTCGCGCTACCTGGCGCTCATCGAGCAGGAGACCATGCGCTGCACGCAGATCGCGCAGCAACTGCTCTTGTACTCGCGTGCGCCGCGCGATGAGCGTCAGCGCACGACGCTCTACGAGATCATCACGAACATCCAGATG
This Verrucomicrobiota bacterium DNA region includes the following protein-coding sequences:
- a CDS encoding response regulator gives rise to the protein MQQDDHPFSIEPAEHPSSLAAPEQARPRILIIDDEAGPRESIRVSLENLYECTAVEDGYQGIALLDTFRPDLIVLDIRMPRIDGIETLRRLREKDGDVEVVLLTAYGSLDTAQKAIRYGVFDYIEKPFDLHALRATVARGIERRRRRVQRDLRYEDMEQMLSRLKQDLSSFDRLARIGQLSAGIVHEMKNPLTVILGYTQILMGRLQKERNGQANGLALSEESSRYLALIEQETMRCTQIAQQLLLYSRAPRDERQRTTLYEIITNIQMLIQPQCSVNDVVLGAEPPVESVMVHINIGQLHDVLLNLCMNAMEAMAGPGTLRIVGRITARDGSGLDDVTEVERRLLDTTEAEQFAAIEVSDSGPGIAPEHLPQIFEPFFTTKDEGEGTGLGLPICREHIATHGGTIDVARTGPDGTTFRILLPAL